From a region of the Streptomyces puniciscabiei genome:
- a CDS encoding TetR/AcrR family transcriptional regulator: protein MAGRPKLDDAPERLVRAAVGLLAEQGPSAIKARTVASASGLSTMVVYGHFGGIPELMRAVADHGFRELAGAFAQVPVTDDPIADLFAMALTCRRVAHENPHLYDLMFGLSTRATYRPLSDADLRLSGHSPAFRDAHVHIAAACQRLVDSGRAERQKPEVIAAQLWSLVHGYITLELAEHFGEFEDPVAQVMRPMGVNFSVGLGDERERAEASHEAGARLYDSIVQGR, encoded by the coding sequence ATGGCAGGGCGGCCGAAGCTCGATGACGCACCGGAGCGGCTGGTGCGAGCCGCTGTCGGTCTGCTGGCCGAACAGGGGCCGTCGGCCATCAAGGCGCGTACGGTGGCGTCCGCGAGCGGGCTGTCGACGATGGTCGTCTACGGCCACTTCGGTGGGATCCCCGAGCTGATGCGCGCCGTCGCCGACCACGGCTTCAGGGAGCTCGCCGGGGCGTTCGCCCAGGTGCCGGTGACGGATGATCCGATCGCGGATCTCTTCGCCATGGCTTTGACCTGCCGCCGAGTGGCCCACGAGAACCCTCACCTGTATGACCTGATGTTCGGCCTGTCCACTCGTGCGACGTACCGGCCGCTGTCGGACGCGGACCTTCGCTTGAGCGGCCATTCGCCGGCCTTCAGGGATGCCCACGTCCATATCGCCGCGGCATGTCAACGGCTCGTGGACTCGGGCAGGGCCGAGCGGCAGAAACCTGAAGTCATAGCCGCCCAGTTGTGGAGTCTGGTCCACGGGTACATCACCCTTGAGCTGGCCGAGCACTTCGGCGAGTTCGAGGACCCCGTGGCGCAGGTGATGCGGCCGATGGGCGTGAACTTCTCTGTCGGTCTGGGCGACGAGCGGGAACGGGCCGAAGCCTCGCA